The genomic interval GAATTGATTCTACGGCCTTATCGGATCATCTTTCGTAGTGAGGAAGAATCGGTTTTTGTTGTGGGGGTATTTAATGGACGACGAAATTTGGAAGATGTTTTGTTAGAGCGTCTTATACGCTATAGAATTGAGCGATGAGGGCGAAGAAACATGATGCGAAAGGGGTGAAGGATATTGAAGGTCAGAGCCCATATTTATGTAGAGGGCTTAGTCCAGGGGGTCTTTTTCCGCGCCTTTGTCAGGTCTTCGGCTATTAATGAAGGTGTTTTCGGTTGGGTCAAGAATCTCTACGATAGCCGGGTAGAGGCTGTGCTGGAAGGAGAAAAAGAGGCTATCAGTCGTGTTATTGACCAATGTCGCATTGGCCCCCCCTCAGCCGTGGTGAGACACGTAGAGGTTGCTTGGGAAGAATATACCGGTGAATTTAAGAGGTTTGGGATAAGGTATTAATGATTTCGGGCAGAGAAGAGCCCGAAGCTTGATACCCCCCAACAATTTCAGGAAGGAGGTTCTTTTAATGATTGCCCAGACTCTTAAGCAGGCAATGCAGGTATTCGATCCGAATAAGCCCCTGGAAAGCGATGAATATTATGTATTGCGGGAACATAATCCCTTAAAGAAAATGGAGGTTTATCTCTTGAACAATCCCGGATTTCAAAAGATTTTGTTTTCGGGACATCGGGGGTCGGGTAAATCTACTGAACTCAATAGACTTTTTGTGAGCGAGGCAATAACCTCTAATTTTTTCTCTTAATGAAGTCTCTGTCGTTCAAAATTTAGACCACGCAAATTGAGTTCATGAGAAAGGCATTCTTCGTGGGCTGACTCTAATAAACCAGGGACTAAATGCCTATGAACTTCTATTGCTGCCCCAATTATTTGCTCTGTAAGCGCCTTTTCTAAAATCATTCTCTGTGTCTCTGTGGTGAACGATTACAAGGAGAAGACATGTGACCGAAGAGATATATTGTCTGGTCAAAAGATGAAATTGACCTAAATGATGAATGGCAGAAGATATGGTATATTCAACAAGTCTTAATGTATGGGAGAGCAGAAGATATTGCCCAGCTTAATTGGGAAGAGATAAAGCTGCATCTAAATGTGCTTAACCTTTCTTTGGATGTGAGGAGATTATGGGAGGATTATTTCCGTGCTCAAGGGTAAAGGGATTATATCTGACCTTCAGAAGAGAATACTTAACTCTCTTAAAGATCTTTCTGATTTTTCTTATTTTTATAATCAGGGATTTTAGATTTTAGATTTGTGATCCCTGATTAAATCAGGGACAGCCCTGACCAATCTAAAGCCTGTTCCTGACAGGTTCAGGAATACGGGGCAGGAACAGGTTTTATCCGAGAGCGTTTCAGTTGAAAAAGGAGGTCTATTGTGGATCGTGTTTTATTAAAAGACGGTGTAAAATATGGTGGTCAATATGTAGCAATAAAGTCTTTCAAAGACAGAAAGGTTGTCAGTAATGGCAGTAGTCCAGGTGAGGCTTTTAATGAGGCAAAGAAAAAAGGTATAAAGGAGCCGGTAGTCTTTTATGTTCCCAAGAAAGGAATGGTTCAAATCTACTGATGCTACTCGAAAACTGTCCATTTCTTAAGCTCAATGAAGAAGACATCTTTCGTCCTATTCTTCCCATAAAGATCGTTAATCCACATACGGGGCGTTCATACGCCACTTTTGGTATCATAGATACAGGTGCTGACGAATGTGCTATCCCCGCAGGAGTCGCTTCTATACTGGGGCATAACCTGCAAGCAGGTTCTACAAAAATTATCTGTACAGGTAATGGGGAGACTATTGCATTTGCTCATACAACAAAATTTGTGAGATATATCATCCTTCATTTTTCGAGTGTGTTTACACAGTAGAGGACACTCCGATAGATTTCATGCCAAATCTGCATGTTGTTCTTCTTGGCGTAAATAGCTTCCTCAGTAACTTTGTCTTAAATATAGACTATCCACATAAAGTCTTTTCTATCAGGGAGAATTAGGTCAGAGAATTAGGGTCAAACCTCCTATGCCAGATGCCATACGAACTTAGGAAATGCTTATCGGGACAAATTAGACTATGACAGGGGAATAGAGAGTTATAAAAAGGCTATCTCTATAGAGGACAAAAACCTGAAACCCAAGGAAAGGACAGGTTGCCGTTGGAAATACGAGAGGTTTTAACGGACTTACTCGATAACAGAATAGATACCTTCCAGGCGGAGGAAGTAATTAAGGACCACCTCCGGTTAGGCGTCTGTGGTGATCTGGCCCAACTGGATCTTGGCCGGGAAAGGAGGGCCGGTCTGCCTGAAGCCGTATTTTGCCCGGGGAAAGAACCGGCCTGGGCCGCTCAAATAATGGTAAGGCTGGCCACTGAGAAAGGAAAGGCATTGGCTACCAAGGTTAGTTCCTCCC from bacterium carries:
- a CDS encoding GxxExxY protein: MILEKALTEQIIGAAIEVHRHLVPGLLESAHEECLSHELNLRGLNFERQRLH
- a CDS encoding acylphosphatase: MLKVRAHIYVEGLVQGVFFRAFVRSSAINEGVFGWVKNLYDSRVEAVLEGEKEAISRVIDQCRIGPPSAVVRHVEVAWEEYTGEFKRFGIRY
- a CDS encoding DUF5678 domain-containing protein — protein: MDRVLLKDGVKYGGQYVAIKSFKDRKVVSNGSSPGEAFNEAKKKGIKEPVVFYVPKKGMVQIY